In Candidatus Sulfurimonas marisnigri, a single genomic region encodes these proteins:
- the lpxD gene encoding UDP-3-O-(3-hydroxymyristoyl)glucosamine N-acyltransferase — MDLTEVASIIGAEFNGISFEITGLNTLKEASSNEVTFVSNSKYIKDIQNTKAAAVIIDKSLKSHIPQGCAALVVDSPYWSMAVLSKYFSPPIEDDQLPYAEIGEGSRVSPKAEIANGAKIGKNCTILAHVYIGAQTVVGDNTIIYPNVTVYRDCTIGNDCIIHANTTIGSDGFGFATNKLGEHKKIYQNGNVAIEEDVEIGSSTTIDRAVFGTTLIKKGTRIDNLVQVGHNCEIGEYCVMVSQSGLAGSTKLGRNVVMGGQSATAGHLEIAPFNTFAARSGITKSIKESGKTFSGFPLMEHKMWLRLQVKIARLLK; from the coding sequence ATGGATTTAACTGAAGTAGCTTCTATAATTGGTGCTGAATTTAATGGCATTAGTTTTGAAATAACAGGTTTAAATACACTTAAAGAAGCAAGTTCAAACGAAGTCACTTTTGTTTCAAATTCTAAATATATAAAAGATATACAAAATACCAAAGCAGCTGCTGTTATAATAGACAAATCTTTAAAAAGCCATATACCGCAAGGGTGCGCGGCTTTAGTGGTTGACTCTCCTTATTGGTCGATGGCAGTGTTATCAAAATATTTTTCTCCTCCGATTGAGGACGATCAATTGCCATATGCAGAGATAGGCGAGGGGAGCAGAGTATCTCCTAAAGCTGAAATAGCAAATGGAGCAAAGATTGGCAAGAACTGCACGATTTTAGCACATGTATATATTGGCGCCCAAACAGTTGTTGGTGACAACACTATTATCTACCCCAATGTAACTGTTTACAGAGACTGCACCATTGGAAATGATTGTATTATTCACGCGAATACGACTATAGGGAGTGATGGCTTTGGATTTGCTACCAATAAACTTGGTGAGCATAAAAAGATTTATCAAAACGGCAATGTAGCTATCGAGGAGGATGTAGAGATTGGAAGTTCAACAACAATCGATAGAGCTGTGTTTGGTACGACCTTAATTAAAAAAGGCACCAGAATAGACAATCTGGTTCAGGTTGGACACAACTGCGAGATTGGCGAGTATTGTGTAATGGTTTCTCAATCTGGTCTTGCGGGCTCTACAAAACTTGGACGTAATGTTGTTATGGGTGGACAATCTGCGACAGCAGGTCACTTGGAAATTGCACCTTTCAATACATTTGCAGCAAGAAGTGGAATAACGAAGAGTATAAAAGAGAGCGGTAAGACATTTTCAGGATTTCCACTTATGGAACACAAAATGTGGCTTAGACTTCAGGTGAAAATTGCTAGACTACTTAAATAA
- the ilvN gene encoding acetolactate synthase small subunit — protein MEASERRVISVIVVNEASVLSRITDLFSGRGYNITSLTVAPIPDSRYSRLTIVTSGSIRVIEQITKQLHKLIPVLRVYEHADLVEKEMALVKFPVTENITDISTLCEAYNGKIVNVGENVIIVMVADEPKRVDNFLQVIKRYNPKEIVRSGAVALER, from the coding sequence ATGGAAGCTAGTGAAAGAAGAGTTATCTCTGTTATTGTAGTAAACGAGGCTAGTGTTTTATCTCGTATTACGGATCTTTTCTCTGGTCGTGGGTACAACATTACATCTTTAACTGTTGCTCCAATACCTGATAGTAGATATTCTAGACTTACTATTGTTACATCAGGTTCTATAAGAGTAATAGAGCAGATTACGAAACAGCTGCATAAACTTATTCCTGTTCTTAGAGTGTACGAACATGCAGACTTGGTTGAAAAAGAGATGGCTTTGGTAAAGTTCCCTGTAACTGAAAATATTACTGATATAAGTACTCTTTGTGAAGCATATAATGGCAAAATAGTAAATGTTGGTGAGAATGTTATTATAGTTATGGTTGCTGATGAACCAAAAAGAGTTGATAATTTTTTACAAGTTATTAAAAGATATAATCCAAAAGAAATTGTTAGAAGCGGTGCAGTAGCACTTGAGAGATAG
- a CDS encoding acetolactate synthase large subunit encodes MQINGAQMVIEALIAEGVDTVFGYPGGAIMNVYDEIYKQNDFKHILTRHEQASVHAAEGYSKASGKVGVAMITSGPGFTNAVTGLADAYMDSIPLVVISGQVPMSLIGTDAFQEIDAVGISRSCTKHNYLVTDAKDLGRILKEAFHIASTGRPGPVHVDIPKDVTAQIAEFDYSLELNLETYKPHVKGNPRQIKKAMEAISKAKRPLFYLGGGIINADAAYEVRDLVHKTGIPAVETFMARGTLSHDDDLLISMLGMHGSYAANMAMSETDLVIGLGARFDDRVTGKLSEFAKNAGVIHVDIDPASISKLVNADYPIVGDVKNVVKEMLELSSEIKSEKYSSWRDTINQFDELHPLAYHEDTDRIKPQWVIERVGELLGDSANISTDVGQHQMWSAQFYPFTRPRQWISSGGLGTMGFGFPAAIGVKSACPEKISVNFTGDGSILMNCQELMTAVEQKLPVINIILNNNFLGMVRQWQTMFYDKRHSETDLSVQPDFVKLSEAFGGIGYRVKTKDEFDAALKDAVEKNIVAFIDVVVERMENVMPMVPSGGSLFNMMLLEKKEK; translated from the coding sequence ATGCAAATAAATGGCGCACAAATGGTCATTGAGGCTTTAATCGCAGAGGGCGTTGACACAGTGTTTGGCTACCCAGGCGGAGCTATCATGAATGTCTATGATGAGATTTATAAGCAAAATGACTTTAAACATATTTTGACAAGACACGAACAAGCTTCTGTACATGCTGCTGAGGGCTACTCAAAAGCTAGTGGTAAAGTTGGTGTTGCAATGATTACTAGTGGACCTGGTTTTACAAATGCTGTAACTGGTTTAGCTGATGCATATATGGACTCAATTCCATTAGTTGTAATTAGCGGACAGGTTCCGATGAGTCTTATTGGTACCGATGCATTTCAAGAGATTGATGCCGTTGGTATAAGTCGTTCATGTACTAAGCATAACTATCTTGTAACAGACGCTAAAGATTTAGGTCGTATACTCAAAGAAGCATTTCATATTGCATCAACTGGTCGTCCAGGTCCTGTGCACGTAGATATCCCAAAAGATGTTACTGCTCAGATAGCTGAATTTGATTATTCTTTAGAGCTTAATCTTGAGACTTACAAGCCTCATGTTAAAGGTAATCCTCGTCAAATTAAAAAAGCTATGGAAGCTATCTCAAAAGCTAAAAGACCACTATTTTATCTTGGAGGCGGTATTATAAATGCAGATGCTGCTTATGAAGTTAGAGATTTAGTTCACAAAACTGGAATTCCTGCTGTTGAGACTTTTATGGCTAGAGGTACTCTTAGTCACGATGATGATTTACTTATATCTATGCTTGGCATGCATGGTTCATACGCTGCTAATATGGCTATGAGTGAAACTGATTTAGTGATAGGACTTGGTGCTAGATTTGATGATCGTGTAACTGGTAAACTTTCTGAATTTGCTAAAAATGCTGGAGTTATACATGTAGATATAGACCCTGCATCTATTTCTAAACTTGTAAATGCTGATTATCCAATCGTTGGTGATGTTAAAAATGTTGTAAAAGAGATGTTAGAGTTATCATCTGAAATTAAATCTGAAAAGTATTCATCTTGGAGAGATACAATAAACCAATTTGATGAATTACATCCATTAGCATACCATGAAGATACAGATAGAATTAAACCTCAGTGGGTTATAGAACGTGTTGGTGAACTTCTTGGTGATAGTGCAAATATCTCTACTGATGTTGGGCAGCACCAGATGTGGTCTGCACAATTTTATCCGTTCACAAGACCTCGTCAGTGGATTAGTTCTGGTGGACTAGGTACTATGGGTTTTGGTTTTCCTGCGGCTATAGGTGTAAAATCAGCTTGTCCCGAAAAGATAAGTGTTAACTTTACAGGAGATGGCTCAATCCTTATGAATTGTCAAGAGTTGATGACTGCGGTTGAGCAAAAACTTCCGGTTATAAATATCATTCTTAACAATAATTTTCTTGGAATGGTTCGTCAGTGGCAAACAATGTTTTACGATAAAAGACATAGTGAGACTGATTTAAGTGTTCAGCCTGACTTTGTAAAGCTTTCTGAAGCATTTGGTGGAATCGGATACAGAGTTAAGACAAAAGATGAATTTGATGCAGCTTTAAAAGATGCTGTTGAGAAAAACATAGTTGCATTTATAGATGTTGTTGTTGAAAGAATGGAAAACGTTATGCCAATGGTTCCATCTGGTGGATCACTGTTTAACATGATGTTATTAGAGAAGAAGGAGAAATAA
- a CDS encoding WD40 repeat domain-containing protein, with amino-acid sequence MLPVKSSSFSEAVVYTKVINENSVLVVDSATAMHYLDIGTLNVKSVLKCNIVHFRYSSDVFGFSSNAKYFVVISSDCKESRLYDIKTKKIISKIDRHHGDVSSVALDPQDRYMFSGGDDGKIFVSDVESGQLAFTLTSHIDCVNDISFSDNAQLVATASYDKNIHISSLNTMKLIHKLRAHSAPVMKLKFLSKNRLFSIDKNNSAIIWDTNNGKIITRLDGIHDDITQVAVGDDKFLFLASILGYVLVYDLHSYKLISRRYIKLNNKITSINFDENNKHLIIGSDSGELILYEIYLGENKLTQFLREKNYVQIYAEIEKNPLLKYTETYLILDTLWKKTVQRAKELFGKSDKKRAVGIFGNFVTIPSKKQIMNNLIKEYEEFDKFVLLVKHGKITQAYTLAKKHPLYEETPVYKSLELNWKKSFMLAQKYILEPKAADKVNEILAPYRGISEKSKHIQALLTNAQIHRRFKIAIAQKDFKLVYELLKIHPFLKEYSEYDSLSKYADNLYINSQKFIEKNDTHSAVKLLRILLDFEDFKNEAKDIIIEIESRHKFFNAIRDNDITVAYNLLESYNDLQNTIEGENLQKLWDYDLYAVSEYVFRGDAIKIKKNLDKYMKINSKILPIANVFARCYIVQLEASIRERKEQLYIENGIKNYILYYGLEDKIFTFFEKFKRNHPKTKLNLESQTEGSINKWRPSMIVKSIIE; translated from the coding sequence ATGTTACCTGTTAAAAGTAGTAGTTTTAGTGAAGCAGTCGTATATACTAAAGTTATAAATGAGAATAGTGTTTTAGTTGTTGACTCAGCCACTGCGATGCACTATTTAGACATAGGCACACTCAATGTGAAGAGTGTGCTTAAGTGCAATATAGTCCACTTTAGATACAGCTCTGATGTTTTTGGTTTTAGCTCTAATGCAAAATATTTTGTTGTTATAAGTTCTGATTGCAAAGAGTCTAGGCTTTATGACATAAAAACAAAAAAAATTATCTCTAAGATAGATAGGCATCACGGAGATGTCTCTTCTGTCGCACTTGACCCTCAAGACAGATATATGTTCTCTGGTGGCGATGATGGTAAAATTTTTGTATCCGATGTTGAAAGTGGACAGCTTGCATTTACCCTTACTAGTCATATTGATTGCGTAAACGACATATCATTTAGTGATAATGCACAATTGGTCGCAACTGCTAGTTATGATAAAAATATACATATATCTAGTTTGAATACAATGAAATTAATACATAAGTTAAGAGCTCACTCAGCTCCTGTTATGAAACTTAAGTTTTTAAGTAAAAACAGACTCTTTAGCATTGATAAAAACAACAGTGCAATAATATGGGACACAAATAACGGTAAAATAATCACAAGACTTGATGGGATTCATGACGACATTACGCAAGTTGCTGTTGGTGATGATAAATTTTTATTTTTAGCAAGTATACTTGGATATGTTTTAGTGTACGATTTACATAGTTATAAGTTGATATCAAGAAGATATATTAAACTTAATAATAAAATTACTTCAATAAACTTTGATGAAAACAACAAGCATCTTATCATTGGTTCAGATAGTGGAGAGTTGATTTTATATGAAATATATCTTGGTGAAAATAAATTAACTCAGTTTCTGCGAGAAAAAAATTACGTCCAGATATATGCAGAGATTGAAAAAAATCCACTTTTAAAATATACAGAGACTTACCTGATTTTAGATACTTTATGGAAAAAAACAGTACAAAGAGCAAAAGAATTATTTGGAAAAAGTGATAAAAAAAGAGCAGTTGGTATATTTGGAAATTTTGTAACAATTCCAAGTAAAAAACAGATAATGAATAATCTTATTAAAGAGTATGAAGAGTTTGATAAGTTTGTTCTGCTTGTAAAGCATGGCAAAATAACACAGGCTTATACGCTGGCAAAAAAACACCCACTATACGAAGAGACACCTGTTTATAAATCGCTGGAATTAAATTGGAAAAAATCATTTATGTTGGCGCAGAAGTATATACTTGAGCCAAAAGCTGCAGATAAAGTTAATGAAATTTTAGCTCCATATCGGGGGATAAGCGAAAAGTCAAAACATATCCAGGCTTTGTTAACTAATGCCCAAATTCATAGAAGGTTTAAAATTGCAATTGCTCAAAAAGATTTTAAACTTGTATATGAACTACTGAAAATACACCCATTTTTAAAAGAGTACTCTGAATATGATTCTTTAAGTAAATACGCCGACAATTTGTACATAAACTCACAAAAATTTATTGAAAAAAATGACACTCACTCTGCGGTAAAACTTCTTAGAATTTTACTTGATTTTGAAGATTTTAAAAATGAGGCGAAAGATATTATAATCGAAATAGAGAGTAGGCATAAATTTTTTAACGCTATAAGAGATAATGACATTACAGTAGCATATAATCTTTTAGAGAGTTATAATGATTTGCAAAACACTATAGAGGGTGAAAATCTTCAAAAATTATGGGATTATGATTTATATGCTGTAAGCGAATATGTATTTAGAGGCGATGCAATTAAAATTAAAAAAAATTTAGATAAATATATGAAAATTAATTCAAAAATTCTTCCAATCGCTAATGTTTTTGCACGTTGCTATATTGTTCAACTCGAAGCAAGTATAAGAGAGAGAAAAGAACAATTATATATTGAAAATGGCATTAAAAATTATATTTTATATTATGGGTTAGAGGATAAGATTTTTACTTTTTTTGAGAAATTTAAAAGAAACCATCCTAAAACAAAATTAAATTTAGAGTCTCAAACCGAAGGTTCTATAAATAAATGGAGACCCTCAATGATTGTTAAATCAATAATAGAATAG
- the ilvA gene encoding threonine ammonia-lyase, with the protein MLDIKKIYEAQERIKDIVVDTPLSYAPYLSKISACEVYLKKENLQITGAFKIRGAYNKIASLNDEQRAGGVVAASAGNHAQGVAFSALKFNIKAVIIMPESTPLTKVNGVKYYGAEVILAGSNYDEAYAYATEYGKKNSLTFIHPFEDEEVIAGQGTLALDILDKCEDLDAVIIPVGGGGLISGMACAIKSINSNIEVIGVSATGAPALKNSYDLKKVVDSLSVRTIADGIAVRDTSPITLEYMLGSVDKFISVDDEEIASAILFLLEKQKLVVEGAGAVGVAALLHKKLEYLKGKKVAVVLSGGNMDVTLLSVIIEKGLLKSGRKMKLTVTLIDKPGSLMHFTQLLQELNANIVHISYDRTSISLDYGDANVTVHVETKGEQHQADIHNVLKQEGYIRD; encoded by the coding sequence TTGTTAGATATAAAAAAGATATATGAGGCACAAGAGCGTATAAAAGATATTGTAGTTGATACACCTCTATCATATGCACCATATTTAAGCAAAATATCTGCATGTGAAGTTTACTTAAAAAAAGAGAATCTGCAAATAACCGGCGCATTTAAGATAAGAGGTGCTTACAATAAAATAGCATCATTAAATGATGAGCAAAGAGCTGGTGGTGTTGTTGCGGCAAGTGCTGGAAACCATGCACAGGGTGTTGCCTTCTCAGCACTAAAGTTTAATATTAAAGCTGTGATTATTATGCCTGAATCAACGCCTCTTACAAAAGTAAATGGTGTTAAATATTATGGTGCAGAAGTTATTCTCGCCGGAAGTAATTATGACGAAGCTTATGCATACGCAACAGAGTATGGAAAGAAAAACTCTTTAACATTTATTCACCCTTTTGAAGATGAAGAGGTTATCGCCGGACAGGGGACATTGGCTTTAGATATTCTGGATAAATGTGAAGATTTGGATGCTGTAATCATCCCAGTTGGCGGGGGAGGACTTATATCTGGAATGGCATGCGCTATAAAAAGTATAAATTCAAATATTGAAGTTATAGGTGTTAGTGCCACCGGTGCTCCAGCCCTTAAAAATTCATACGATCTTAAAAAAGTTGTTGATTCACTCAGTGTTAGGACGATAGCTGACGGGATAGCAGTTCGTGATACTTCACCTATCACGTTAGAATACATGCTTGGTAGCGTAGACAAGTTTATCAGCGTAGATGATGAAGAGATTGCCAGTGCAATTTTGTTTTTACTAGAGAAACAAAAACTTGTTGTTGAAGGTGCAGGTGCTGTTGGTGTAGCTGCTTTACTTCATAAAAAGTTAGAGTATTTAAAAGGTAAAAAAGTAGCAGTAGTTCTAAGCGGCGGAAATATGGATGTTACACTTCTTTCTGTTATTATTGAAAAAGGTCTTTTGAAGTCTGGAAGAAAGATGAAATTGACCGTTACTCTAATTGATAAACCTGGTTCTCTTATGCATTTTACACAGCTTCTTCAAGAATTAAATGCCAATATTGTTCATATTTCATATGATAGAACATCGATTTCACTTGACTATGGTGATGCAAATGTAACCGTACATGTAGAGACTAAAGGTGAGCAGCATCAAGCTGATATTCATAATGTTTTAAAACAAGAGGGCTACATAAGGGACTAA
- a CDS encoding CoA-binding protein translates to MECEFPSVNSNKQEIKDIFSSVKTIAVLGLSPDASKASHRVAKYLQEQGFKIVPVYPKEDEILGEKVYRSLEEIPFAIDMVDIFRKSKELDNVADACIKRKDVKVFWAQKEIVNNDAAQRAKNAGMMVVQNMCSMIEHKAL, encoded by the coding sequence ATGGAGTGTGAATTCCCTTCTGTTAATTCAAATAAGCAAGAGATAAAAGATATTTTTAGCAGTGTAAAAACTATTGCAGTTTTAGGGCTTTCTCCTGATGCTTCAAAGGCAAGTCATAGAGTCGCTAAATATCTTCAAGAACAAGGGTTTAAAATAGTTCCGGTTTATCCAAAAGAGGATGAGATTTTGGGTGAAAAAGTTTATCGCTCACTTGAAGAGATACCTTTTGCAATAGATATGGTTGATATATTTAGAAAATCAAAAGAGCTGGATAATGTTGCTGATGCCTGCATAAAACGCAAAGATGTAAAAGTTTTTTGGGCTCAAAAAGAGATTGTTAATAATGATGCGGCACAAAGAGCAAAAAATGCTGGAATGATGGTTGTTCAAAATATGTGTAGTATGATAGAGCATAAAGCTCTGTAA
- a CDS encoding TIGR02757 family protein, translating into MQVQARGKNSIIYIKKRLDLEVLKRNSTSEISYDKLDPILVAHRYKDPNISLVCALFAYGNVKQIVKFLDSLDFSILQKSDDEIKESLKNHYYRFQKSEDVIALFIALKRLNEKSTLEAIFKSGYTKNNSVIDGINELIKTLHVEYPHQSQGYNFLIGKITSKTKGAGALKRWMMFLRWMVRDDNIDMGLWHGIDKADLIMPLDTHTFNVSLKLGLLQRKSYDLQAAIELTQTLKSFDNNDPLKYDFALYRIGQEKIDV; encoded by the coding sequence TTGCAGGTTCAAGCGAGAGGAAAAAACTCTATTATTTACATTAAAAAAAGACTTGACTTAGAAGTTCTTAAAAGAAACAGCACAAGTGAGATATCTTATGATAAGCTAGATCCGATTTTAGTTGCACACCGCTACAAAGACCCCAATATCTCTTTGGTATGCGCTCTTTTTGCTTATGGAAATGTAAAGCAGATAGTTAAGTTTTTGGACTCACTTGACTTCTCTATTTTACAAAAAAGTGATGATGAGATAAAAGAGTCTTTAAAAAATCACTACTATAGATTTCAAAAAAGCGAAGATGTTATTGCCCTGTTTATTGCCCTTAAAAGATTAAATGAAAAAAGTACTCTAGAGGCTATATTTAAGAGTGGCTACACTAAGAATAACAGTGTAATTGATGGAATAAATGAACTTATAAAAACTCTACATGTGGAGTATCCGCATCAGTCACAAGGTTATAACTTTTTAATAGGAAAAATTACCAGTAAAACAAAAGGAGCAGGTGCACTTAAGAGGTGGATGATGTTTTTAAGATGGATGGTAAGAGATGATAATATCGATATGGGTTTATGGCATGGAATTGATAAAGCAGACTTAATTATGCCACTTGATACGCATACATTTAATGTCTCTCTAAAACTTGGACTTTTGCAAAGAAAAAGTTATGATCTTCAAGCGGCTATAGAGCTGACTCAAACTTTAAAATCTTTTGATAATAATGATCCGTTGAAATATGACTTTGCTTTATACAGGATAGGTCAAGAGAAAATTGATGTATAA
- a CDS encoding RNA polymerase factor sigma-54, which yields MAALRQNQSVENKHKLSNTLRNWLPILHSSLSDLGEAMSPFIDANPVVEVKSGYEENFEKKIPRKIISGQVSNSRTEQIEALTIQKRSLYDVLDEQLEAPLFPTPISQSIASFVVANLDENGYYEGDSEAFCKIKNIDISEFEKVRLRFSHVEPIGVAAKDLAESFVFQLESSDISEEAYPLCVEVINNMEDIHSYSRKEHFSEVMRVLGTFKNPPAIEYQEDSAQIIPDLMIFFNDDEAIEVKLNDAYYPTILIDTSYAVEHEFISQKIKEAKSLVDALDMRKATLYKVGLMIVEYQYEFFTGGAIMPLTLKTLADEFGHNPSTISRAIANKYIACNRGVFAMKEFFTTAIDEDVSNAAIKEFLVTIVKRENHNKPLSDMKLLDMIQEKFKVTMVRRTIAKYRKQLNIAGSSERKKLYYLH from the coding sequence ATGGCAGCATTAAGGCAAAATCAAAGCGTAGAGAATAAGCATAAGCTCTCAAATACACTTCGTAATTGGTTGCCTATTTTACACTCTAGCTTAAGCGACTTGGGTGAAGCCATGTCCCCTTTTATTGATGCAAATCCGGTTGTGGAAGTAAAGTCAGGATATGAAGAAAATTTTGAAAAAAAGATTCCTAGAAAAATAATTTCAGGTCAGGTAAGCAACTCTAGAACTGAGCAGATAGAAGCATTGACTATTCAAAAAAGATCTCTTTATGATGTCTTAGATGAGCAGTTAGAAGCGCCACTGTTTCCAACGCCTATATCGCAATCTATTGCCTCATTTGTAGTGGCTAATCTGGATGAAAATGGTTACTATGAAGGTGACAGTGAAGCGTTTTGTAAAATCAAAAATATTGATATCTCGGAGTTTGAAAAAGTTCGTTTGAGGTTCTCACATGTAGAGCCAATTGGTGTTGCTGCAAAAGATTTGGCAGAGTCATTTGTGTTTCAGCTGGAGAGTTCAGACATAAGTGAAGAGGCCTATCCTCTGTGTGTGGAAGTTATTAATAATATGGAGGATATTCACAGCTATTCAAGAAAAGAACACTTCAGTGAAGTTATGCGTGTTCTTGGAACATTTAAAAATCCTCCGGCAATAGAGTACCAAGAGGATTCAGCTCAGATTATTCCAGATTTGATGATATTTTTTAATGATGATGAAGCCATAGAGGTCAAGCTAAATGATGCCTATTATCCGACTATTCTTATAGACACAAGTTATGCGGTTGAGCATGAATTTATTTCGCAAAAAATTAAAGAGGCAAAGAGCCTTGTTGACGCACTTGACATGAGAAAAGCTACCTTGTATAAAGTGGGGCTTATGATAGTTGAGTATCAGTATGAGTTTTTTACAGGCGGTGCGATAATGCCTCTTACTCTGAAGACTTTGGCAGATGAGTTTGGACACAACCCCTCTACTATTTCAAGAGCAATCGCAAATAAGTATATAGCATGTAACAGAGGTGTTTTTGCAATGAAAGAGTTCTTTACAACTGCTATAGATGAAGATGTTTCAAATGCAGCAATAAAAGAGTTCTTGGTTACTATAGTTAAGAGAGAGAATCATAATAAACCACTCAGTGATATGAAACTACTAGATATGATTCAAGAAAAATTCAAAGTAACAATGGTTAGAAGGACAATTGCAAAGTATAGAAAACAGTTAAACATTGCAGGTTCAAGCGAGAGGAAAAAACTCTATTATTTACATTAA
- the lptB gene encoding LPS export ABC transporter ATP-binding protein, producing the protein MHTLRAINLKKKIKDLEIVKGMSLEVSSGEVVGLLGPNGAGKTTTFYMICGLVEASDGEVYYDEENLSGMPLHLRALKGIGYLPQEASIFKDLTVEENLMIAAQVGIKDKKDQEVRILELLDMFNIEPIRFRKGISLSGGERRRVEIARALVNAPKFLLLDEPFAGVDPIAVLDIQTVIKQLVSYGIGVLITDHNVRETLDVCDRAYVIKSGELLASGTSEEIGKNSDVRKHYLGEDFKL; encoded by the coding sequence ATGCATACGCTTAGGGCAATTAATTTAAAGAAAAAAATAAAAGATTTAGAGATAGTAAAAGGTATGAGTCTAGAGGTTTCTAGCGGAGAGGTAGTTGGACTTCTTGGTCCGAATGGAGCTGGAAAAACAACTACCTTTTATATGATTTGCGGACTTGTAGAGGCAAGTGACGGAGAGGTCTATTATGATGAAGAAAATTTGTCTGGAATGCCACTACATCTAAGAGCCTTAAAAGGAATTGGTTATCTCCCCCAAGAGGCTTCTATCTTTAAAGATTTAACCGTTGAAGAGAACTTGATGATTGCCGCTCAAGTTGGTATAAAAGATAAAAAAGACCAAGAGGTTAGAATATTGGAACTTTTGGATATGTTTAATATTGAACCGATCCGTTTTCGCAAAGGTATTAGTTTAAGCGGTGGCGAGCGCCGTCGTGTTGAGATAGCAAGAGCACTTGTAAATGCGCCTAAATTTTTACTTCTTGATGAGCCTTTTGCCGGAGTTGATCCTATTGCTGTTTTGGATATACAAACTGTTATAAAACAGCTTGTATCTTACGGGATAGGAGTTCTTATTACAGACCATAATGTTCGTGAAACATTGGACGTATGTGACAGAGCATATGTAATCAAGTCCGGTGAGTTACTCGCCAGCGGAACAAGCGAAGAGATAGGGAAAAATAGCGATGTACGTAAGCACTATCTTGGTGAGGACTTTAAGCTTTAG
- the tsaE gene encoding tRNA (adenosine(37)-N6)-threonylcarbamoyltransferase complex ATPase subunit type 1 TsaE: MIIYKLKLEELNTLVEDIGKKFSSGVIILRGDLAAGKTTFVKEFVKFLGLADDVTSPTFSLQQCYGEMVFHYDMYNHGLDHFISLGMLEELDKDGLHFVEWGDDELVRILNSAGISTLIVDIEKVSDEIRQYKVDYAYA, encoded by the coding sequence ATGATTATTTATAAGCTTAAATTAGAAGAACTTAATACTTTAGTTGAAGATATTGGGAAAAAATTTAGTTCCGGTGTAATTATATTAAGAGGTGATCTTGCGGCTGGAAAAACTACTTTTGTAAAAGAGTTTGTTAAATTTTTAGGGCTAGCAGATGATGTAACCTCTCCTACATTCTCTTTGCAACAGTGTTACGGGGAGATGGTTTTTCACTATGACATGTATAACCACGGTTTAGATCATTTTATATCACTTGGAATGTTGGAGGAGCTGGACAAAGATGGCCTCCATTTTGTAGAGTGGGGTGATGATGAACTAGTTAGGATTTTAAACTCTGCAGGTATAAGTACATTAATTGTAGATATAGAAAAAGTCTCAGATGAAATTAGACAATATAAGGTAGATTATGCATACGCTTAG